A window from Montipora capricornis isolate CH-2021 chromosome 7, ASM3666992v2, whole genome shotgun sequence encodes these proteins:
- the LOC138055958 gene encoding uncharacterized protein, with product MFRKELELPITSSVFWTDSTSVLRYIRNDDKRFHTFVSNRLTVIHDGSSVGQWRHVDSKRNPSDVTTRGLSAKALLSDEKWKRGPEFLWLGESSWPKFPASLETSSQDDLEIKEHKRVYSVQLKNFAQPDDKVFAYYSSWHKLRRSVAYLLRFKTWLLNRVRSRFGQPIAQVPSGKVTLTEMKNAEREILMSLQRNSSPKS from the coding sequence ATGTTCCGTAAGGAATTGGAACTACCGATAACAAGTTCTGTGTTCTGGACAGATAGCACGTCCGTCCTTCGTTACATTCGCAATGATGACAAGCGCTTTCACACATTCGTCTCGAACAGACTAACAGTCATTCATGATGGATCATCGGTCGGTCAATGGAGGCACGTGGACAGCAAGCGTAACCCCTCAGATGTAACCACTCGAGGATTATCTGCAAAGGCCCTGCTTAGTGATGAAAAGTGGAAGCGAGGTCCAGAGTTTCTCTGGCTTGGAGAAAGTTCGTGGCCCAAATTTCCTGCGTCCCTGGAAACAAGTTCTCAGGATGACCTTGAGATTAAGGAGCACAAACGTGTCTACTCCGTGCAGCTAAAGAACTTTGCGCAGCCTGATGACAAAGTGTTTGCCTATTATTCTTCCTGGCATAAGCTTCGAAGGTCTGTGGCTTATTTGTTGCGTTTTAAGACTTGGCTGTTAAACAGAGTTCGCAGCAGGTTTGGTCAACCTATTGCTCAGGTACCGTCTGGAAAGGTCACTCTCACTGAGATGAAGAATGCAGAAAGAGAAATTCTGATGTCTCTACAGAGGAATTCTTCCCCAAAGAGTTGA
- the LOC138055959 gene encoding uncharacterized protein, with protein sequence MYLRDQVKLYQDFKERISRYLEISRRVLTPTERGGEHLSDTVSRLDPRVGEELQVVGSQVEDYIQPHDSVSQIELRPNGKQQPRVLQSRSGSGTASVSRASQRSARSISVAGERIRVAAEKAAMIVEASLLSEQDSLAQERLRLEQQERLLKLKTEIAKTEAKEKIYEDFEVIDDEYSSRIRPSSGQSGVKIEPSFLISTPRVSRDERPSPSQPRNEALFTDPRPRHGVPQSPETKPLRPYVSTQFPDFRVFQLPKTEIVTFDGNPLNYHLFMKTIENSVEKFTEDGDIRLQLFIQHCTGKAREAIKSCGMLNGMQGYEKAKELLKERFGEKYVVSKAWIDKLSYGPPIRINDSEALNDLADDLENCEITLKVSGRLDQVNSEDRMVQILQRVPPYLRSRWQKTVQEIRVCGRDPTFTDLKKLIRTAAKEKNDPVFGSILDPVFKQDRSKVKPRTRFSSTHAVHAAPTDLANSPRYRVGNGRGFVPVRSSVGLTLKPSIKCFLCNGGHKLETCGQFKAKSSEEKLKFVRDRKLCENCLSYSHFASGCKSPRSCTIEQCTIARKHLQSLHDALVASFRRRDGEGNNERVSGPSVDQRPAQLHAQQSHHVMKRNVEAFDTKPEIKALPIVPVKVKGRGKDVIVTTYALLDSGSTSSWCSESLAKRLGVVGSRVRVSLSTIETDSTPLSCRRVNLEIMDMAEVNMVELPDVLTKDKLNVSSDCVSSQDDVDRWPHLSDIQVPKVVRSEVELLIGQDVPEALEPCEMRSCRGNGPYATKTKFGWTLNGSLGRRSCFEKRYVNFIRTDEEMGRMFQQFMNLEFSESVSDPTHALSRQDEKVLSIYEESARLVDGHYEIAIPWKLHPPGLPNNRPLAEHRLKLLRKRLVKDPELYSRYSAFISDLLEKGYAKRVPEDRRNGDDGKVWYLPHHSVVHAKKPEKVRVVFDCAARYRGTSLNDRVLRGPDLTNKLVGVLLRFREEPFALMADIEAMYHQIKVHPDDVDALRFLWYPDSDLSRDPEEFHMSVHLFGGVWSASCANFGLLRTARDNSSEFHPSVSSTVTRNFYVDDCLKSVKSQDEAIDLVNELQRLLQRGGFNLTKWICNSRAVLEKIPQSDRAKEVKDLDLSHDVLPVERALGVHWNLERDEFVFKIQVKDKPLTRRGLLSIVSSIYDPLGFTAPFVLSAKIVLQDLCRRKMNWDDAIPSDCLPSVQRWLEELPALGQFSVGRCYKPEKFGKIASIQIHHFSDASEPCLWDCLVSETHQ encoded by the coding sequence ATGTATCTCCGCGACCAAGTTAAGCTGTATCAAGATTTTAAGGAGAGAATTAGCCGGTACTTAGAAATTTCGAGGCGAGTTCTAACACCAACCGAGCGTGGTGGTGAACATTTATCGGACACTGTCAGTCGTCTTGATCCAAGAGTCGGTGAAGAGTTGCAAGTAGTAGGGTCCCAAGTAGAAGATTACATCCAGCCTCACGATTCTGTTAGCCAAATCGAGTTAAGGCCAAACGGTAAGCAACAACCACGTGTTTTGCAATCGCGTTCTGGGTCGGGTACCGCCAGTGTTTCAAGGGCTTCTCAGCGTTCTGCGAGATCAATTTCTGTGGCTGGAGAAAGAATTAGGGTTGCTGCGGAGAAAGCTGCGATGATTGTTGAGGCTTCCTTGTTGAGTGAGCAAGATTCACTTGCACAGGAAAGGCTACGTTTGGAACAGCAGGAAAGACtcctaaaattaaaaactgagATCGCTAAGACAGAAGCCAAAGAAAAAATCTATGAGGACTTTGAAGTTATTGATGATGAATATTCTAGTCGAATCCGTCCGTCGTCTGGTCAATCGGGTGTCAAGATCGAGCCTTCCTTCCTTATTAGTACACCACGTGTTTCAAGAGATGAGAGACCTAGTCCTAGTCAGCCACGTAATGAAGCTCTTTTTACCGATCCACGCCCTCGACATGGGGTGCCTCAATCGCCAGAAACAAAGCCTTTACGCCCTTATGTATCAACTCAATTTCCTGATTTTCGGGTATTTCAGCTTCCCAAGACTGAGATCGTTACGTTTGACGGTAATCCTTTAAATTACCATTTGTTTATGAAGACCATTGAAAACAGTGTAGAAAAGTTTACTGAAGATGGCGACATACGGCTTCAATTGTTCATCCAACATTGTACTGGCAAAGCGAGAGAAGCAATCAAAAGTTGTGGAATGCTTAATGGTATGCAGGGCTACGAAAAGGCAAAGGAGCTCCTAAAGGAACGATTCGGAGAGAAATATGTTGTGTCTAAGGCGTGGATTGACAAGTTATCCTACGGACCGCCAATTAGAATAAATGACAGTGAAGCCCTTAATGACTTAGCTGACGACCTGGAAAACTGTGAGATTACCCTTAAGGTTTCGGGCAGGCTCGACCAAGTGAACAGTGAGGACAGAATGGTTCAGATTCTTCAAAGAGTGCCGCCATATTTGCGTTCACGTTGGCAGAAGACGGTTCAAGAGATCAGGGTTTGTGGGAGAGACCCCACCTTCACGGATCTGAAGAAGCTCATCCGCACTGCCGCTAAAGAGAAGAACGATCCAGTTTTTGGTTCCATCCTGGACCCTGTTTTCAAGCAAGATCGAAGTAAAGTGAAACCGAGAACCAGGTTTTCCAGTACGCACGCGGTGCATGCTGCTCCAACAGACCTCGCTAACAGCCCCAGATACAGAGTGGGTAATGGGCGTGGTTTCGTTCCGGTACGCTCGAGTGTTGGTCTTACCTTGAAGCCAAGTATCAAATGTTTCTTGTGTAATGGAGGTCACAAATTGGAAACCTGCGGTCAATTTAAAGCtaaatcaagtgaagaaaaGCTCAAGTTCGTCCGAGATAGAAAGCTGTGCGAAAACTGCCTCTCTTACTCTCATTTTGCAAGTGGTTGCAAGAGCCCACGAAGCTGTACTATTGAGCAGTGCACCATTGCCCGTAAGCATTTGCAATCCTTACATGATGCCTTGGTTGCTAGTTTTCGAAGAAGAGACGGCGAAGGAAACAATGAAAGAGTTTCTGGACCAAGTGTTGATCAACGCCCCGCCCAGTTACACGCGCAACAAAGTCATCACGTTATGAAGCGTAACGTCGAAGCATTTGATACCAAGCCTGAAATCAAGGCTTTGCCTATTGTGCCGGTGAAGGTCAAGGGTCGAGGCAAGGATGTGATAGTGACGACCTATGCATTGTTAGATAGCGGTTCAACCTCCTCCTGGTGTAGTGAGAGTCTCGCGAAAAGGCTAGGTGTTGTTGGGTCGCGTGTCCGGGTTTCCTTGTCCACAATTGAGACAGACAGCACCCCTTTATCATGTCGTCGGGTgaatttggagataatggatATGGCCGAAGTTAATATGGTTGAGCTGCCAGATGTTCTGACGAAGGACAAGTTGAATGTTTCCTCAGACTGCGTCTCTAGTCAAGATGATGTTGACCGATGGCCTCATCTGTCGGACATCCAAGTACCCAAAGTAGTCAGGAGTGAGGTGGAGCTGTTGATCGGTCAAGACGTTCCTGAGGCGCTAGAACCTTGTGAAATGCGAAGCTGTCGTGGAAATGGCCCGTACGCTACGAAGACTAAGTTTGGTTGGACATTAAATGGTTCTCTAGGACGGCGTAGCTGTTTTGAAAAACGCTATGTAAACTTTATCCGTACTGATGAAGAAATGGGCCGGATGTTTCAGCAGTTTATGAATTTGGAATTCAGTGAGTCAGTGTCTGATCCAACTCATGCGTTGTCGCGCCAAGACGAGAAGGTTCTTTCCATTTACGAAGAATCAGCACGACTTGTGGACGGCCATTATGAGATTGCCATACCCTGGAAACTTCATCCTCCAGGTCTTCCAAATAACAGGCCATTAGCTGAGCATCGTTTGAAGTTGTTGCGAAAAAGACTCGTCAAAGATCCTGAGCTGTATTCCAGATATTCTGCATTCATATCAGACCTCCTTGAGAAGGGATATGCCAAACGCGTCCCAGAAGATCGTCGTAATGGAGATGATGGTAAGGTGTGGTATCTTCCTCACCACTCTGTTGTTCATGCAAAGAAACCGGAGAAGGTGCGCGTTGTCTTTGATTGTGCTGCACGTTATCGTGGTACATCGCTAAACGACAGAGTCCTGAGAGGTCCAGATTTGACAAACAAGCTCGTTGGAGTTTTGTTGAGATTCCGTGAAGAGCCGTTTGCTTTAATGGCAGATATAGAAGCTATGTACCATCAGATCAAGGTCCACCCAGATGATGTTGACGCTTTACGCTTCTTGTGGTATCCCGATTCCGACTTAAGCAGAGATCCGGAAGAGTTTCATATGTCCGTTCACCTGTTTGGTGGAGTGTGGTCAGCTAGTTGTGCAAACTTTGGGCTTCTGAGGACGGCGAGAGACAACAGTAGTGAATTCCATCCGTCAGTTAGCAGCACAGTCACAAGGAACTTTTACGTTGACGATTGTCTTAAGTCCGTCAAATCCCAAGATGAAGCCATTGATCTAGTTAACGAGTTGCAGAGATTGTTGCAACGTGGAGGTTTTAACCTCACAAAGTGGATCTGCAACTCTAGGGCAGTGCTTGAGAAGATTCCTCAGTCAGATCGAGCCAAGGAAGTGAAAGATTTGGATCTTAGTCATGATGTTCTCCCCGTCGAAAGGGCCTTAGGAGTGCATTGGAACCTGGAACGCGAcgagtttgttttcaaaatccAGGTTAAAGACAAGCCACTAACGCGTCGTGGTCTTCTGAGTATTGTATCGTCAATATACGATCCGCTAGGCTTCACAGCGCCTTTCGTGTTGTCAGCGAAGATTGTCCTTCAAGATCTATGTCGCAGAAAGATGAACTGGGACGACGCTATTCCAAGTGATTGCTTACCTTCAGTGCAGCGTTGGCTTGAAGAATTGCCAGCCTTGGGGCAGTTTTCCGTCGGTCGCTGTTACAAGCCGGAGAAGTTTGGAAAAATCGCCAGCATTCAAATACATCACTTTTCAGATGCCTCAGAGCCTTGCTTATGGGACTGTCTCGTATCTGAGACTCACCAGTGA
- the LOC138055957 gene encoding uncharacterized protein gives MKDGLLLVGGRLRHTRIQTEARNPIILPKKSHVVDLIVRNCHEIFGHVGREHVLSLLREKFWLVGGRTTVRRVLNACFSCKKRNQLPMAQKMADLPPERVASQEPPFTYVGVDCFGPFHVKRDRCLEKRYGMLFTCRLRIWVVYGKE, from the coding sequence ATGAAAGATGGTTTGCTGCTTGTTGGAGGTCGGCTGAGACATACCAGAATTCAAACGGAAGCAAGGAACCCAATTATCCTGCCAAAGAAAAGCCACGTTGTTGATTTGATTGTCAGAAATTGTCATGAGATCTTTGGACACGTCGGGCGAGAACATGTTTTGAGCTTGTTGCGTGAAAAGTTCTGGCTGGTTGGAGGACGAACTACGGTGCGCAGAGTTTTGAATGCATGTTTTAGTTGCAAGAAGCGAAATCAGTTACCAATGGCGCAGAAAATGGCGGACCTACCCCCCGAGAGAGTTGCTTCTCAAGAGCCACCATTTACGTACGTTGGCGTGGACTGTTTTGGACCGTTTCACGTTAAGCGCGATCGCTGTTTGGAAAAACGTTACGGAATGCTTTTCACCTGCCGGCTTCGCATATGGGTGGTGTATGGGAAAGAATGA